A window from Gossypium raimondii isolate GPD5lz chromosome 7, ASM2569854v1, whole genome shotgun sequence encodes these proteins:
- the LOC105790225 gene encoding uncharacterized protein LOC105790225: protein METNKEEALKAKEIAEKRFCERDFTGAKSYALKAKSLYPELEGISQMVSTFEVYVASEAKCNGETDYYSILGLKPSADKEAVKKQYKKLAVSLHPDKNKCVGADGAFKLVSEAWTLLSDRFKRNKQMHSGMVQTSTYAVAGVRSNATSQGRLDTFWTVCTSCKVQYEYLRKYVNKRLSCKNCRGTFIAVETGSAPVNGSFPYCPWSYVPSNGYGSHGNGITYVPTNPTFFPGNGVSGYHPGQGYEYVSNMSFQWSSFSGTSTGVVSHNGVSTISTDAVYQGNGDVRVAGSKVKPSKNFAPQSTTNLFNGYNETKTGNLEKKRKVIVDSEYRNGFEDKGLKSSEAGLANGNGNEPDPKLSNPSEPASRRCMLTPAFDTRKMLIDKARTEIRKKLEEIKLASKAAAAASVVKSGTENGQSLAPAGKALKRTNLGVFINQSASDKGVPVSITVPDSDFHDFDKDRSEECFKPKQIWALYDEDDGMPRLYCLIRQVISVKPFKIHITYLSSKTDNEFGSVNWIESGFTKSCGHFRAFSSDIIDQVNIFSHLLRGQKAGRGGCVRIFPKGGDVWAVYRNWSPDWNRSTPSDVRHQYEMVEVLEDYNEELGVWVTPLIKLTGFKTVYQKDTNKDAIRWIPRKEMFRFSHQVPAWLLEGQSNGDLPDRCWDLDPAATPDELLHAATEAKA from the coding sequence ATGGAAACGAACAAAGAGGAAGCTCTTAAAGCGAAAGAGATCGCTGAGAAACGGTTTTGTGAAAGAGACTTTACAGGTGCTAAGAGCTATGCATTGAAGGCTAAATCGTTGTACCCCGAATTGGAAGGTATATCGCAAATGGTGTCCACGTTCGAAGTTTATGTTGCCTCCGAGGCTAAATGTAATGGTGAGACTGATTATTATTCGATTCTCGGGTTAAAGCCTTCGGCTGATAAAGAGGCAGTGAAGAAACAATACAAAAAGTTGGCTGTGTCACTCCATCCTGATAAGAATAAATGTGTGGGAGCCGATGGGGCATTCAAACTTGTATCCGAGGCGTGGACTTTGTTGTCTGATAGATTCAAGAGAAACAAGCAGATGCATTCCGGAATGGTTCAAACTTCAACATATGCTGTTGCTGGGGTCCGTTCGAATGCAACCTCGCAAGGACGACTTGACACTTTTTGGACTGTTTGCACTTCTTGTAAAGTTCAGTACGAATATCTTCGGAAATATGTAAACAAGAGACTTTCATGTAAGAACTGCCGTGGTACGTTCATTGCTGTTGAAACTGGATCAGCCCCTGTGAATGGTTCTTTCCCTTATTGTCCTTGGTCATACGTGCCAAGTAATGGATATGGAAGTCATGGAAATGGGATCACGTATGTCCCGACAAATCCTACTTTTTTCCCTGGAAATGGGGTCTCAGGTTATCATCCTGGGCAAGGGTACGAGTATGTTTCTAACATGTCGTTTCAATGGAGCTCATTCTCTGGAACTTCTACTGGGGTTGTGAGTCATAATGGAGTATCAACCATTTCCACTGATGCCGTTTATCAGGGCAATGGTGATGTTAGAGTAGCAGGGTCGAAGGTGAAACCCTCGAAAAACTTTGCCCCTCAATCAACTACAAATTTGTTCAATGGCTACAATGAAACTAAGACCGGTAACCTcgaaaagaaaaggaaggtTATTGTCGATTCTGAATATAGAAATGGATTTGAAGACAAGGGATTAAAATCTTCAGAAGCCGGATTAGCAAATGGGAATGGAAACGAGCCTGATCCAAAGCTTTCCAACCCTAGTGAACCCGCAAGTAGGCGATGCATGTTGACACCGGCATTTGATACTAGAAAAATGTTAATCGACAAGGCGAGGACAGAAATTCGGAAGAAACTGGAAGAGATTAAGTTGGCTTCAAAGGCAGCTGCTGCAGCTTCGGTAGTTAAATCAGGCACTGAAAATGGTCAATCACTAGCACCAGCTGGAAAGGCTCTCAAGAGGACAAATTTGGGTGTTTTCATTAATCAATCGGCATCAGATAAAGGTGTACCAGTCTCAATCACAGTCCCTGACTCGGACTTTCATGATTTTGACAAAGATAGATCAGAAGAATGCTTCAAACCAAAGCAAATATGGGCCCTTTATGATGAAGACGACGGTATGCCTCGTTTGTATTGTTTGATTCGCCAGGTTATCTCTGTAAAACCGTTTAAGATTCACATCACTTACTTGAGCTCCAAAACTGATAACGAATTTGGGTCAGTGAATTGGATCGAGTCGGGGTTTACCAAATCTTGTGGACACTTCAGGGCATTTAGTTCCGACATTATCGATCAAGTAAACATTTTCTCTCATCTTCTGAGAGGACAAAAAGCTGGAAGAGGAGGCTGCGTTCGAATTTTCCCTAAAGGTGGAGATGTTTGGGCTGTTTATCGGAATTGGTCACCTGACTGGAACCGATCAACTCCTTCCGATGTGAGACACCAATACGAGATGGTGGAGGTGCTCGAGGATTACAACGAAGAACTTGGAGTTTGGGTTACTCCCCTAATCAAATTAACCGGCTTCAAAACAGTGTATCAAAAGGACACAAACAAAGATGCCATCAGATGGATCCCAAGGAAGGAGATGTTTCGGTTTTCACATCAGGTTCCGGCTTGGTTACTCGAAGGACAATCCAATGGTGATTTGCCCGATCGTTGTTGGGATTTAGACCCGGCTGCAACTCCAGACGAACTTCTTCATGCTGCAACAGAAGCAAAAGCTTAA
- the LOC105770644 gene encoding LOW QUALITY PROTEIN: F-box protein SNE (The sequence of the model RefSeq protein was modified relative to this genomic sequence to represent the inferred CDS: deleted 2 bases in 1 codon), which yields MVEERYQEGALEINEKKRTKFFINDHEDIVVKILKRLDARSLGVAACVCRLWCSVARNDSLWEHLCFRHVSPPPSGSRPVVIALGGYRRLYMAVLSRLGRASTIVTTAAAAAPWTSDEFQLSLSLFCVDCYERLNDGVDGTNGGDNRETSPPSAASLMFLCKPINV from the exons ATGGTGGAAGAACGGTACCAAGAAGGAGCCTTAGAGATCAATGAGAAGAAGAGAACCAAATTCTTCATCAACGACCACGAAGACATCGTAGTCAAAATCCTCAAACGCCTCGACGCCCGTTCCCTCGGCGTTGCTGCCTGCGTTTGCCGTCTCTGGTGCAGCGTCGCTCGAAATGACTCCCTCTGGGAACACCTCTGTTTCCGCCACGTTTCCCCGCCGCCTTCCGGCTCGCGTCCCGTCGTCATCGCGCTAGGCGGCTACAGACGCCTCTACATGGCTGTGCTGAGTCGACTTGGACGAGCCAGCACCATAGTGACGACGGCGGCCGCTGCTGCTCCTTGGACTAGCGACGAGTTCCAGCTCTCGTTGTCTTTGTTTTGCGTTGATTGCTACGAGAGACTCAACGACGGCGTTGACGGAACAAATGGTGGTGATAAC CGTGAAACCTCACCGCCGTCGGCGGCGTCGCTGATGTTCCTTTGTAAGCCTATCAACGTTTGA